From Ancylobacter pratisalsi, one genomic window encodes:
- a CDS encoding ABC transporter substrate-binding protein, which translates to MKFRTAALAIIGACALMAAAWPAHARALRIVTSFPPSMIEKYRTAFHAARPDIEIEFVQRKTTAAVALITGGKRLDADLFWASAPDAFELLKMEGRLAPLAPRDTGTPPVVAGYPVNDPNDMYLGFALSGYGVVWNEAYLARQGLAVPRRWRDLTAPVYHGHIGISSPSRSGTTHLMVEALLQAEGWARGWAVWRQVGGNLATVTARSFGVSAGVARGRFGIGITIDFLAQPVELADAPVKFSFPDQKVFTPASIALLKEASNIEAANAFVDFLLSVPGQLLLLDPAIGRQPIRPEFYADGVTDGPNPFALSDEAATWSFNAARSAQRYELVNILFDELITFRLTQAADIWRTVYEVETSLRDASDTEAARRVTQARALLGEMPFGESEAAALASTVKLVRVPRGLPASDEQTRLTTRIRDWAAQNLDAAHDAAAGARRRLVELGRLPALRTGDGAP; encoded by the coding sequence GTGAAGTTCCGCACCGCAGCTTTAGCCATTATCGGCGCCTGCGCGCTGATGGCGGCGGCGTGGCCGGCCCATGCGCGGGCGCTGCGCATCGTCACCTCGTTCCCGCCCTCGATGATCGAGAAGTACCGCACCGCGTTCCACGCGGCACGGCCGGACATCGAGATCGAGTTCGTGCAGCGCAAGACCACCGCGGCGGTGGCGCTGATCACGGGCGGCAAGCGGCTCGACGCCGACCTGTTCTGGGCGTCCGCCCCCGACGCGTTCGAGCTGCTGAAAATGGAAGGTCGGCTCGCCCCGCTGGCGCCGCGCGACACCGGCACCCCGCCGGTGGTGGCCGGCTATCCGGTCAATGATCCCAACGATATGTATCTCGGCTTCGCGCTGTCGGGCTACGGCGTGGTCTGGAACGAGGCCTATCTCGCGCGCCAGGGCCTTGCCGTGCCGCGGCGCTGGCGCGACCTGACGGCGCCGGTCTATCACGGCCATATCGGCATCTCCTCGCCCTCGCGCTCGGGCACCACCCACCTCATGGTCGAAGCGCTGTTGCAGGCGGAAGGCTGGGCGCGGGGCTGGGCGGTGTGGCGGCAGGTCGGTGGCAATCTCGCCACCGTCACCGCGCGCAGCTTCGGCGTTTCGGCCGGCGTCGCGCGCGGACGCTTCGGCATCGGCATCACCATCGATTTCCTGGCCCAGCCGGTGGAACTGGCCGACGCGCCGGTAAAATTCAGCTTTCCCGACCAGAAGGTGTTCACCCCCGCCAGCATCGCGCTGCTGAAGGAGGCGTCGAATATCGAGGCCGCGAACGCCTTCGTCGATTTCCTGCTCTCGGTGCCCGGCCAGCTTCTGCTGCTCGACCCCGCGATCGGGCGCCAGCCGATCCGTCCGGAATTCTATGCCGATGGCGTGACCGACGGGCCCAACCCGTTCGCGCTCAGCGACGAGGCGGCGACGTGGAGTTTCAACGCCGCCCGCTCGGCGCAGCGCTATGAGCTGGTCAACATCCTGTTCGACGAGCTGATCACCTTTCGCCTGACGCAGGCCGCCGACATCTGGCGCACGGTCTACGAGGTCGAGACCAGCCTGCGCGACGCCTCCGACACCGAGGCCGCCAGACGCGTGACGCAGGCGCGCGCGCTGCTCGGTGAGATGCCGTTCGGCGAAAGCGAGGCGGCGGCGCTCGCCAGCACGGTAAAACTGGTGCGGGTGCCGCGCGGCCTGCCGGCCTCGGATGAGCAGACCCGGCTCACCACCCGCATCCGCGACTGGGCGGCGCAGAATCTCGATGCGGCGCATGATGCGGCGGCGGGCGCGCGGCGACGGCTGGTCGAGCTTGGCCGGCTGCCCGCGCTGCGGACCGGGGACGGCGCGCCATGA
- a CDS encoding efflux RND transporter periplasmic adaptor subunit — MTFSPRGALRVTLTCLIVVAALGAGRGLWAHYMDEPWTRDAKVRADIVGVAPDVSGFVSEVLVHDNQAVKKGDVLFRIDRARFAIALDQAEAVVAGREAALDQARRDRARYEKLKDVVSEQKTEQMRMEEAEAEASLRQARAERDLARLNLERAEVKAPVNGTLTNLSLRPGDYLTAGTAKVALVDTDSLRVEGYFEETKLARIDVGAPVSIHLMGQATPLDGHVESIAAGIEDRERTVGTGLLANINPTFSWVRLAQRVPVRIAFDHVPDDARLVAGLTATVSVGDGVP; from the coding sequence ATGACCTTTTCACCGCGCGGCGCGCTTCGCGTCACCCTCACCTGCCTCATCGTCGTCGCCGCGCTTGGCGCGGGACGCGGGCTGTGGGCGCATTACATGGACGAACCGTGGACCCGCGACGCCAAGGTGCGCGCGGACATTGTCGGCGTGGCGCCGGACGTCTCCGGCTTCGTCAGCGAGGTGCTGGTCCATGACAATCAGGCGGTGAAGAAGGGGGATGTTCTCTTCCGCATCGACCGCGCCCGCTTCGCCATCGCGCTGGATCAGGCCGAGGCGGTGGTGGCCGGCCGGGAGGCGGCGCTGGACCAGGCGCGGCGCGACCGCGCGCGCTACGAGAAGCTGAAGGACGTCGTCTCCGAGCAGAAGACCGAGCAGATGCGCATGGAGGAGGCCGAGGCCGAGGCCAGCCTGCGCCAGGCCCGCGCCGAACGGGATCTCGCCCGTCTCAATCTGGAGCGCGCCGAGGTGAAGGCCCCGGTGAACGGCACTCTCACCAATCTCAGCCTGAGGCCCGGCGACTACCTGACCGCCGGCACGGCGAAGGTGGCGCTGGTCGATACCGATTCGCTGCGGGTGGAGGGCTATTTCGAGGAGACCAAGCTCGCCCGGATCGATGTCGGCGCGCCGGTGTCGATCCATCTGATGGGACAGGCGACGCCGCTTGATGGCCATGTGGAGAGCATCGCGGCCGGCATCGAGGACCGCGAGCGCACGGTCGGCACCGGGCTGCTTGCCAACATCAACCCCACCTTCAGCTGGGTGCGCCTTGCCCAGCGTGTGCCGGTGCGCATCGCCTTCGACCATGTGCCCGACGATGCGCGGCTGGTAGCCGGCCTCACCGCCACCGTGTCGGTGGGGGACGGCGTACCCTAG
- a CDS encoding DUF1656 domain-containing protein yields MPAEIDMYGVYLPSLLALMFLTLPLSLLVRRVLAWFGAYSLIWHRGLFDIALYLVLLQGMSLLSQWWFS; encoded by the coding sequence ATGCCCGCTGAAATCGACATGTACGGGGTCTACCTGCCGAGCCTGCTGGCGCTGATGTTCCTCACCCTGCCGCTGAGCCTTCTGGTGCGGCGCGTGCTGGCGTGGTTCGGCGCCTATTCCCTGATCTGGCATCGCGGGCTGTTCGATATCGCCCTCTATCTGGTGCTGCTGCAGGGCATGTCCCTGCTGTCGCAATGGTGGTTTTCATGA
- a CDS encoding FUSC family protein produces MTLPSWRDWLFSGKAFLASMLALYIALAFDLPRPYWAMAAVYIVANPLAAATSSKGLYRALGTLIGAGAAVFLVPLFINAPELLSLVVALWTGCLLYISMLDRSPRSYVFMLAGYSLPLIALPEVGAPDQIFDIALARSEEIIIGITCASLVGTVLFPTSVGTALSARIAGWLDDAASWAGEILRGEGALPVTPLRRQALAADIAGLDLIISQLSYDAATRDVARHARELRGRLLMLLPLLSSLADRLHALKGQEGALPQDLSTLLARVADWLARGRDADPDHGDALIAAMVARRPSHAADWDALMRASALDRLAEIVALWSDCLSLKADIERGRQAGPWRPRFRHRGAVARARHYDLGLMAFSAGSCVLAILVVCAFWITTGWSEGAGAVMMTAVACSFFASLDRPAPLIRSMTVWSGVSLVVAGVYLFGILPQVHDFEMLVLVFAPPFLLVGLLMTRPKLTMFGLLLGVNTASFVALQNRYGVDFASFANQGWAAMAGLGFAYVWTLATRPFGAEIAARRLVRAGWSDLADMAEGRQRGDPQKLAGRMLDRLGQLVPRLATLDGRELAKVDGFADVRAGFNIVELQNTRRGMNREARAAIETVLADLAALYRDRVAGGRHIAPPEPICDGLDQALRLAARENSGPARRALDALVGLRRVLFPQVPGPAGRFVPERAPVVLPMAAE; encoded by the coding sequence GTGACGCTTCCGTCATGGCGGGACTGGCTGTTTTCCGGCAAGGCCTTCCTCGCCTCCATGCTGGCGCTCTACATCGCGCTCGCCTTCGACCTGCCGCGTCCCTACTGGGCGATGGCGGCGGTGTATATCGTCGCCAACCCGCTGGCCGCGGCGACCAGCTCGAAGGGGCTGTACCGCGCGCTAGGCACGCTGATCGGTGCCGGCGCGGCGGTGTTTCTGGTGCCGCTGTTCATCAACGCGCCGGAACTGCTGAGCCTCGTGGTCGCGCTCTGGACCGGGTGCCTGCTCTACATCTCGATGCTCGACCGTTCGCCGCGCAGCTATGTGTTCATGCTGGCCGGCTACAGCCTGCCGTTGATCGCGCTGCCGGAAGTCGGTGCGCCGGACCAGATCTTCGACATCGCGCTGGCGCGCAGCGAGGAGATCATCATCGGCATCACCTGCGCGTCGCTGGTCGGCACCGTGCTGTTTCCCACCAGCGTCGGCACCGCGCTTTCCGCGCGTATCGCCGGCTGGCTGGACGATGCCGCCTCCTGGGCCGGCGAGATCCTGCGCGGCGAGGGCGCGCTACCCGTGACGCCGCTGCGCCGGCAGGCGCTCGCCGCCGACATCGCCGGGCTCGACCTGATCATCAGCCAGCTTTCCTATGACGCGGCCACGCGCGACGTGGCGCGCCATGCGCGGGAACTGCGCGGGCGGCTGCTCATGCTGCTGCCGCTGCTGTCCTCCCTCGCCGACCGGCTCCACGCGCTGAAGGGGCAGGAAGGCGCGCTGCCGCAAGACCTTTCAACGCTGCTGGCCCGCGTGGCCGACTGGCTGGCACGCGGCCGCGATGCCGACCCTGACCATGGCGACGCGCTGATTGCCGCCATGGTCGCCCGTCGCCCGTCCCACGCCGCCGATTGGGACGCGCTGATGCGCGCCAGCGCGCTCGACAGGCTCGCCGAGATCGTGGCGCTGTGGAGCGACTGCCTGAGCCTGAAGGCCGATATCGAGCGCGGCCGGCAGGCCGGTCCCTGGCGCCCGCGTTTTCGCCATCGCGGCGCGGTGGCGCGGGCACGCCATTACGACCTTGGCCTGATGGCGTTCTCCGCCGGTTCCTGCGTCCTCGCCATTCTGGTCGTCTGCGCGTTCTGGATCACCACCGGCTGGTCCGAAGGTGCCGGCGCGGTGATGATGACGGCGGTGGCCTGTTCCTTCTTCGCCTCGCTCGACCGACCCGCGCCGCTGATCCGCTCGATGACGGTGTGGAGCGGCGTCAGCCTTGTCGTGGCCGGCGTCTATCTGTTCGGCATCCTGCCGCAGGTGCACGACTTCGAGATGCTGGTGCTGGTCTTCGCGCCGCCCTTCCTGCTGGTCGGCCTTTTGATGACGCGCCCCAAGCTCACCATGTTCGGCCTGCTGCTGGGTGTGAACACCGCCTCCTTTGTCGCGCTGCAGAACCGCTACGGCGTGGATTTCGCCAGCTTCGCCAATCAGGGCTGGGCGGCGATGGCGGGGCTGGGGTTCGCCTATGTGTGGACCCTCGCCACCCGGCCGTTCGGCGCGGAGATCGCCGCGCGGCGGCTGGTGCGCGCGGGCTGGAGCGATCTCGCCGACATGGCCGAGGGGCGCCAGCGCGGCGACCCCCAGAAACTCGCCGGCCGCATGCTGGACCGTCTCGGCCAGCTGGTGCCCCGGCTCGCCACGCTCGACGGCCGGGAGCTGGCGAAGGTGGACGGTTTCGCCGATGTGCGCGCCGGCTTCAACATCGTGGAGCTGCAGAACACCCGGCGCGGCATGAACCGTGAGGCCCGCGCGGCGATCGAGACGGTGCTCGCCGACCTCGCCGCGCTCTATCGCGACCGGGTCGCGGGCGGGCGCCACATCGCCCCGCCCGAGCCGATCTGCGACGGGCTCGACCAGGCGCTTCGCCTTGCCGCGCGCGAGAATAGCGGCCCGGCGCGCCGGGCGCTGGACGCGCTGGTGGGGCTGCGCCGTGTGCTGTTTCCCCAGGTGCCGGGCCCCGCCGGCCGCTTCGTGCCGGAGCGTGCGCCGGTCGTGCTGCCGATGGCGGCGGAGTAG
- a CDS encoding MarR family winged helix-turn-helix transcriptional regulator encodes MNENIPLQRALTAQLLLAGRQWRRLAERQLTDFGISEACAAPLLWTGRLGGGVRQVTLAGHVGIEGPSLVRLLDQLAVSGLIERRDDPTDRRAKTIWLTPAGEALAGRIENLLGDLRERVLAGVSRSDLEAALRVLGAFDEAFAQTADEVPS; translated from the coding sequence ATGAATGAAAATATCCCCCTGCAGCGGGCCTTGACCGCGCAACTCCTGCTGGCCGGCCGGCAATGGCGGCGGCTGGCCGAGCGCCAGCTGACGGATTTCGGTATCTCGGAGGCCTGCGCCGCGCCGTTGCTGTGGACCGGGCGTCTGGGCGGCGGCGTGCGGCAGGTGACGCTGGCGGGCCATGTCGGGATCGAGGGGCCCTCGCTGGTGCGCCTGCTCGACCAGCTCGCCGTCTCTGGCCTCATCGAGCGCCGGGACGACCCCACCGACCGCCGCGCCAAGACGATCTGGCTCACGCCCGCGGGTGAAGCGCTGGCCGGCCGGATCGAGAACCTGCTGGGGGACCTGCGCGAGCGGGTGCTGGCCGGGGTCAGCCGGTCCGACCTCGAAGCGGCTCTGCGTGTGCTGGGCGCCTTCGACGAAGCCTTCGCACAGACGGCGGACGAGGTGCCGTCGTGA
- a CDS encoding glutathione S-transferase N-terminal domain-containing protein, translating into MPDLTAFPVATRWPARHPDRLQLYSLPTPNGVKVSIMLEETGLPYEAHTINIGADETWTPEFLALNPNGKIPAILDPNGPGGAPLALFESGAILVYLAEKTGKFLPEDPAARYETLQWVMWQMAGLGPMFGQLGFFHKFAGRDYEDKRPRDRYAKESARLIRVLETRLEGRDWIMGADYTIADIALLGWVRNLVGFYGAGELVGYDELVNVPAWLARGLARPAVQRGLEIPPRP; encoded by the coding sequence ATGCCGGATCTGACCGCCTTCCCCGTCGCGACGCGCTGGCCTGCCCGCCATCCCGACCGCCTCCAGCTCTATTCCTTGCCCACGCCCAACGGGGTGAAGGTCTCGATCATGCTGGAGGAGACCGGCCTGCCCTATGAGGCGCACACCATCAATATCGGGGCTGACGAGACCTGGACGCCGGAATTCCTCGCGCTCAATCCCAACGGCAAGATCCCCGCGATCCTCGACCCCAATGGGCCGGGCGGCGCGCCGCTGGCGCTGTTCGAATCGGGCGCCATCCTGGTCTATCTCGCGGAGAAGACCGGAAAATTCCTGCCGGAGGACCCGGCCGCGCGTTACGAGACCCTCCAGTGGGTGATGTGGCAGATGGCGGGCCTCGGCCCGATGTTCGGCCAGCTCGGCTTCTTCCACAAATTCGCCGGCCGCGACTATGAGGACAAGCGCCCGCGTGACCGCTACGCCAAGGAAAGCGCGCGCCTGATCCGGGTGCTGGAGACCCGCCTGGAAGGGCGCGACTGGATCATGGGCGCGGACTACACCATCGCCGACATCGCCCTGCTCGGCTGGGTGCGCAATCTCGTCGGCTTCTACGGTGCGGGCGAGCTTGTCGGCTATGACGAACTGGTCAACGTGCCCGCCTGGCTGGCGCGCGGCCTCGCCCGCCCGGCGGTGCAGCGCGGGCTGGAGATCCCGCCGCGCCCCTGA
- the hemH gene encoding ferrochelatase produces the protein MNKPVPMSQAADGTSALPAGHPSVAFGKIGVLIVNLGTPDGTDYWSMRRYLKEFLSDRRVIEVNRVLWWFLLNVIILSKRPQAKGKDYETIWNKERNEGPLRTITRAQSDKLNARLAAKNPRIVFDWAMRYGNPSIASRIEALHQQGCERILLVPLYPQYAAATSATVCDAAFDALKKMRWQPVLRVAPHWPDEPAYIKALGDSITASLATLDWEPELVLASFHGIPKEYFDKGDPYHCYCYKTTRLVREYLGWPEDKLRLTFQSRFGRAEWLQPYTDKTVEALAKSGVKRLAVLTPGFVADCLETLEEIGGENAEIFHHNGGEKFHFINCLNDSEPGIDVLEAVIRRELSGWAELG, from the coding sequence ATGAACAAGCCCGTTCCGATGTCGCAGGCCGCGGATGGCACGTCCGCTCTCCCCGCCGGGCATCCCTCGGTCGCCTTCGGCAAGATCGGCGTGCTGATCGTCAATCTCGGCACGCCGGACGGCACCGATTACTGGTCGATGCGGCGCTACCTCAAGGAGTTCCTCTCCGACCGCCGCGTGATCGAGGTGAACCGCGTGCTGTGGTGGTTCCTGCTCAACGTCATCATCCTGTCGAAGCGCCCGCAGGCCAAGGGCAAGGATTACGAGACGATCTGGAACAAGGAGCGCAACGAGGGTCCGCTGCGCACCATTACCCGCGCGCAGTCCGACAAGCTGAATGCCCGCCTCGCCGCCAAAAATCCCCGCATCGTCTTCGACTGGGCGATGCGCTACGGCAACCCTTCCATCGCCTCACGCATCGAGGCGCTGCACCAGCAGGGCTGCGAGCGCATCCTGCTGGTGCCGCTCTATCCCCAATACGCCGCCGCCACCTCGGCCACCGTGTGCGACGCGGCCTTCGACGCGCTGAAGAAGATGCGCTGGCAGCCGGTGCTGCGCGTCGCCCCGCACTGGCCGGACGAGCCCGCCTATATCAAGGCGCTCGGCGATTCCATCACCGCCTCGCTCGCCACCCTCGACTGGGAGCCGGAGCTGGTGCTGGCCTCGTTCCACGGCATCCCGAAGGAATATTTCGACAAGGGCGACCCCTATCACTGCTATTGCTACAAGACCACGCGGCTGGTGCGCGAGTATCTCGGCTGGCCCGAGGACAAGCTTCGCCTCACCTTCCAGTCCCGCTTCGGCCGCGCCGAATGGCTTCAGCCCTACACCGACAAGACCGTGGAGGCGCTGGCGAAATCCGGCGTGAAGCGGCTCGCGGTCCTCACCCCCGGCTTCGTCGCCGACTGCCTGGAGACGCTGGAGGAGATCGGCGGCGAGAATGCCGAGATCTTCCATCACAATGGCGGCGAGAAGTTCCACTTCATCAACTGCCTGAACGACAGCGAGCCCGGCATCGACGTGCTGGAGGCGGTCATCCGCCGCGAGCTCTCCGGCTGGGCGGAGCTCGGCTGA